Proteins co-encoded in one Cloacibacillus sp. genomic window:
- a CDS encoding (2Fe-2S)-binding protein gives MICRCEEIEIDEIREWIARGYDTFDELKRELRVGMGPCQGRGCRDIILREISKATGKPVSEIAPGTMRPPVKPIKLSLLAEDCE, from the coding sequence GTGATATGCCGCTGTGAAGAGATAGAGATCGACGAGATCCGCGAGTGGATTGCGCGCGGTTACGACACCTTTGACGAGCTTAAGAGAGAGCTCCGCGTCGGCATGGGACCATGCCAGGGACGCGGATGCCGCGACATCATCCTGCGCGAGATCTCGAAAGCCACCGGCAAACCCGTATCGGAGATCGCCCCAGGAACGATGAGACCCCCCGTAAAGCCGATAAAGCTCAGCCTCCTTGCTGAGGACTGCGAATAG
- a CDS encoding FAD-binding oxidoreductase, translating into MDFPKTADVVIIGGGVVGTATAYYLAKSGRKNVVLLEKNTVCSGSTGRCGAGIRAQWGLELNCRMALACLDTFEQLDEELGLPTGLNQGGYLLVAYKEKEWEQFKKNVELQHSLGIMTEAFTDVKRAQEICPGVAVDDALGFTYYSRDGHADPFLTTFAFQEAAKRHEAKFCKFTEVTGLKTEGGKIKAVETNHGTIECGSVINCAGAWAQDIAAMAGIKLPNWAERHEILITEPVDPGVCPPMLMSFSGNYYIQQRPHGSIIAGESPAHEPLLGYTSTVHSVASIARTIIKLLPRAKNIRVVRQWAGYYDMTPDAASILGETDVKNFWHATGFSGHGFMLGPVAGQVMTALLNGDKPPIDPTIMDYRRFERGEKIVEPNVV; encoded by the coding sequence ATGGATTTCCCGAAAACAGCTGATGTCGTCATCATCGGCGGCGGCGTCGTAGGAACCGCCACCGCGTATTACCTTGCAAAATCAGGAAGAAAGAATGTCGTTCTGCTCGAAAAGAATACCGTCTGCTCCGGCTCCACGGGCCGCTGCGGCGCCGGTATCCGCGCGCAGTGGGGCCTTGAGCTCAACTGCCGCATGGCTCTCGCCTGCCTCGACACCTTCGAGCAGCTCGACGAAGAACTCGGACTGCCCACCGGCCTCAATCAGGGCGGATACCTGCTCGTCGCCTACAAAGAGAAGGAATGGGAGCAGTTCAAGAAAAACGTCGAGCTCCAGCACTCCCTCGGCATCATGACCGAGGCCTTCACGGACGTCAAACGCGCGCAGGAGATCTGCCCCGGCGTAGCGGTCGACGACGCGCTGGGCTTCACCTACTACAGCAGGGACGGCCACGCCGACCCCTTCCTTACGACCTTCGCCTTCCAGGAGGCGGCAAAACGCCACGAAGCGAAGTTCTGCAAATTCACCGAAGTGACCGGCCTCAAAACCGAGGGCGGCAAGATCAAGGCCGTTGAGACCAACCACGGCACCATTGAGTGCGGCAGCGTCATCAACTGCGCCGGCGCCTGGGCGCAGGATATCGCGGCAATGGCCGGCATCAAGCTCCCGAACTGGGCCGAGCGCCACGAGATCCTCATCACGGAACCGGTGGACCCGGGCGTATGCCCGCCGATGCTCATGAGCTTCAGCGGAAACTACTACATCCAGCAGCGTCCCCACGGCTCGATCATCGCCGGTGAGAGCCCCGCGCACGAACCGCTTCTCGGATACACCTCAACGGTACATTCGGTGGCAAGCATCGCGCGCACCATCATCAAGCTGCTGCCGCGGGCGAAGAACATCCGCGTCGTGCGCCAGTGGGCCGGCTACTACGACATGACCCCGGACGCCGCCTCGATACTCGGCGAGACCGACGTGAAGAACTTCTGGCACGCGACGGGCTTCTCCGGCCACGGATTCATGCTCGGACCGGTCGCGGGACAGGTCATGACGGCGCTCCTCAACGGAGACAAGCCGCCTATCGACCCCACGATCATGGACTACAGAAGATTTGAGCGCGGCGAAAAGATCGTTGAGCCGAACGTCGTTTAA
- a CDS encoding adenylosuccinate synthase encodes MKGRTDIVLGVQWGDEGKGRVVDVLAAQAGVIVRYQGGANAGHTVVVDNEKYVFHLLPSGILYPGKTCVIGNGVVMDPETLFEELDGLAARGKRLARLVVSHGTHIVMPYHKLIDRLAEGERCEGTKIGTTGRGIGPCYADKYERIGIRAEDLVNPDILRDKLSRTLKIKNDILTKIYGAEPLDFAEMYAKALKWGERLAPMLGESFLEIDRAACAGENILFEGAQATLLDVDYGTYPFVTSSSPCAGGACMGAGIGPSRIDRVIGVTKAYCTRVGEGPFPTEELGATGELLRSKGGEFGATTGRPRRCGWCDLVAVDYAVKVNGLDGIALTKLDVLDGFDEIKICTAYEIDGKIRGHFPSSCAELAKAKPVYETLPGWKSDISRCRRFEELPKEARDYVRFIEERVKTPILLIGVGVSREDTIERGI; translated from the coding sequence ATGAAAGGTCGCACAGATATTGTTCTGGGAGTACAGTGGGGAGACGAGGGCAAGGGCCGCGTGGTCGACGTGCTCGCCGCGCAGGCGGGGGTCATCGTCCGCTATCAGGGCGGCGCGAACGCGGGTCACACCGTCGTCGTCGACAATGAGAAGTATGTATTCCACCTTCTGCCCTCCGGCATACTCTATCCCGGTAAGACCTGTGTGATAGGAAACGGCGTCGTGATGGACCCCGAGACGCTCTTTGAGGAGCTTGACGGCCTCGCGGCGCGCGGCAAGAGGCTGGCGCGTCTCGTCGTGAGCCACGGCACGCACATCGTCATGCCCTACCACAAGCTCATTGACAGGCTCGCCGAGGGGGAGCGCTGCGAGGGGACCAAGATCGGCACCACCGGACGCGGCATCGGCCCCTGCTACGCGGATAAGTATGAACGCATCGGCATCCGCGCCGAGGACCTGGTCAACCCCGATATCCTGCGCGACAAGCTGTCACGCACGCTCAAAATAAAGAACGACATTCTCACGAAGATATACGGCGCCGAGCCTCTCGACTTTGCGGAGATGTACGCGAAGGCCCTCAAGTGGGGCGAGCGTCTCGCGCCGATGCTGGGAGAATCGTTCCTTGAGATAGACAGGGCCGCATGCGCGGGAGAGAATATTCTCTTTGAGGGCGCGCAGGCGACGCTGCTTGATGTCGACTACGGGACATATCCCTTCGTCACCAGCTCGAGCCCCTGCGCCGGCGGCGCCTGCATGGGCGCGGGCATCGGCCCCTCGCGCATCGACCGCGTGATCGGCGTCACCAAGGCCTACTGCACCCGCGTCGGAGAGGGCCCCTTCCCGACGGAGGAGCTCGGAGCGACCGGCGAACTGCTGCGCTCAAAGGGCGGCGAGTTCGGCGCTACGACGGGCCGCCCGCGCCGCTGCGGCTGGTGCGACCTCGTGGCCGTGGATTACGCGGTGAAGGTGAACGGCCTGGACGGCATCGCCCTCACGAAGCTCGACGTCCTCGACGGCTTTGACGAGATAAAGATCTGCACCGCCTACGAGATAGACGGAAAGATACGCGGACACTTCCCGAGCAGCTGCGCCGAGCTCGCGAAGGCGAAGCCGGTCTATGAGACGCTGCCCGGCTGGAAGAGCGATATTTCACGCTGCCGCCGCTTCGAGGAGCTGCCCAAGGAGGCGCGGGACTATGTGCGCTTCATCGAGGAGCGCGTAAAGACCCCGATCCTCCTCATCGGCGTCGGCGTCAGCCGCGAGGATACGATCGAGCGCGGGATATAG
- a CDS encoding GIY-YIG nuclease family protein, with amino-acid sequence MSAYTYILRCADGTLYTGWTNDLERRLKAHNAGKGAKYTRPRLPVELFYYESFETKEEAMSREASIKKMTRRAKILLKVRKISDKTS; translated from the coding sequence ATGAGCGCCTATACCTATATACTGCGCTGCGCCGACGGCACCCTCTATACCGGCTGGACTAACGACCTGGAGAGGCGGCTGAAGGCCCACAACGCGGGGAAGGGGGCGAAGTACACGCGCCCGCGCCTGCCCGTCGAGCTCTTTTATTATGAGAGCTTTGAGACGAAGGAGGAGGCGATGTCGCGTGAGGCTTCGATAAAGAAGATGACGCGGCGCGCGAAGATACTTCTGAAAGTACGCAAAATTTCCGATAAAACCTCTTGA